Proteins encoded in a region of the Ziziphus jujuba cultivar Dongzao chromosome 3, ASM3175591v1 genome:
- the LOC107422748 gene encoding uncharacterized protein LOC107422748: MEGYQQAWRPRLSFKNATILVCLMNLITVLLLLQGFLSSSSSSSSRSKFSSSEFNSVQLRYIRESEEIRLAMQPLELIKRVKEIQKEAYAEPERVQEKDVKQTAAAGLSKRLKDLRSLNDAASLKALEEWRKRKMERDRLRQLEKNGTAISQS, from the exons atggagggATATCAACAAGCATGGAGGCCAAGGTTGTCCTTCAAGAACGCCACCATATTGGTCTGTTTGATGAACCTCATCACTGTCCTTCTCTTGCTTCAgggttttctttcttcttcttcttcttcttcttcccgcTCCAAATTTTCATCCTCTGAGTTCAATTCAG TTCAATTAAGGTACATCAGGGAATCTGAAGAGATCCGTCTTGCTATGCAACCCTTGGAACTGATAAAAAGG GTGAAGGAAATTCAGAAAGAAGCATACGCAGAACCAGAAAGAGTCCAAGAGAAAGATGTAAAGCAGACCGCTGCTGCTGGTCTTTCAAAAAGGCTAAAGGATTTGCGCTCCCTTAATGATGCTGCAAGTTTGAAAG CTCTGGAGGAGTGGCGGAAACGGAAGATGGAACGAGATAGACTGCGGCAACTTGAGAAAAATGGTACCGCCATATCTCAATCTTGA
- the LOC107422749 gene encoding glutamyl-tRNA(Gln) amidotransferase subunit B, chloroplastic/mitochondrial, which yields MASTVFRSLQSFPFCLHPTTLFRRKNGIFYCTIKGKHSQTATQEKQTSNVKVSSHPAIKTLDKILKDYEAIIGIETHVQLSTLTKAFCNCPYNYGSPPNTSVCPVCMGLPGALPVLNSKVIDSAIKVGLALNCKLSLNSKFDRKQYFYPDLPKGYQISQFDIPIATGGFIDLDLPVEFGGGHRRFGITRVHMEEDAGKLLHSDSGSYSQVDLNRAGVPLLEIVSEPDMRNGIEAAEYAAELQRLVRYLGVGNGNMQEGSLRCDVNISIRPIGQSQFGTKVEIKNLNSFSSVSRAIDFEISRQVQLHSQGQGDQIVQETRLWEEGAQKTVTMRKKEGLADYRYFPEPDLPGVILTDEYVKDIHNSLPELPEIKRRRYEKMGLSMQDVLFLANDINVAKYFDATIAKGADVKLAANWIMGDIAAYMKNEKLTIDEIKLTPQELAELIASIKAGTISGKIGKEILFELLAKGGTVKGIIEEKDLVQIIDPAEIEKMVDKVLLDNPKQLEQYRGGKTKLQGYFAGQVMKASKGKANPGLLNKILLEKLNAKSS from the exons ATGGCCTCCACGGTTTTTAGAAGCTTGCAATCTTTCCCTTTTTGTCTCCATCCAACTACGTTATTCAGAAGAAAGAATGGGATTTTCTATTGCACAATAAAAGGTAAACATTCCCAGACAGCCACACAAGAAAAGCAAACGTCCAATGTCAAAGTTTCATCACACCCTGCTATCAAAACACTTGATAAAATCTTAAAGGATTATGAAGCAATTATCGGCATAGAAACTCATGTACAGCTCTCCACTCTCACCAAAGCTTTCTGCAACTGTCCGTATAATTATGGATCTCCACCAAACACCAGTGTCTGCCCCGTTTGCATGGGTCTGCCTGGTGCTTTGCCAGTTTTGAACTCAAAGGTCATCGATAGTGCCATCAAAGTGGGCCTTGCACTCAATTGTAAATTGTCTTTAAACTCTAAATTTGATAGGAAACAGTACTTTTACCCAGACCTCCCTAAGGGCTACCAAATATCTCAGTTTGATATTCCAATTGCAACTGGAGGCTTCATTGACTTGGATCTTCCTGTGGAGTTTGGTGGTGGGCATAGGAGGTTTGGCATTACAAGGGTTCACATGGAAGAGGATGCAGGGAAGCTGCTTCATTCGGATAGTGGAAGCTACTCA CAGGTTGATTTAAATAGAGCAGGGGTGCCCTTGCTTGAAATTGTTTCTGAACCTGATATGAGAAATGGGATTGAGGCTGCAGAATATGCTGCAGAATTACAACGGTTAGTTAGGTATTTGGGAGTTGGTAATGGCAATATGCAAGAGGGTTCACTTCGCTGTGATGTGAATATCTCAATTCGACCAATTGGTCAATCACAGTTTGGGACaaag GTTGagataaaaaatttgaactcaTTTTCTTCGGTGAGCAGGGCGATTGATTTTGAAATATCAAGGCAGGTGCAACTTCATAGTCAAGGCCAAGGTGATCAAATTGTACAGGAAACTCGTCTATGGGAAGAAGGTGCTCAG AAAACAGTTACAATGAGGAAAAAGGAAGGACTAGCTGATTACCGATATTTCCCAGAGCCAGACCTTCCAGGAGTTATCCTCACTGATGAATATGTTAAGGATATTCATAATTCACTGCCTGAACTTCCAGAAATAAAGCGCCGGAGGTACGAGAAAATGGGTCTAAGCATGCAGGATGTTCTTTTCCTTGCGAATGACATTAAT GTTGCGAAGTATTTTGATGCTACCATTGCAAAGGGAGCAGATGTGAAATTGGCTGCCAACTGGATTATGGGTGATATTGCTGCctatatgaaaaatgaaaagttgACTATTGATGAGATTAAGCTGACACCTCAGGAGTTGGCTGAGTTGATAGCTTCAATAAAAGCTGGTACTATTAGTGGGAAAATTGGAAAAGAG ATATTGTTTGAGCTATTGGCCAAAGGTGGAACTGTCAAGGGAATCATAGAAGAAAAGGATTTGGTTCAG ATAATAGATCCTGCTGAGATTGAGAAAATGGTTGACAAGGTGCTCTTAGACAATCCAAAGCAGCTGGAGCAATATCGCGGAGGCAAAACAAAGCTGCAAGGTTATTTTGCTGGCCAG GTTATGAAAGCATCTAAAGGAAAAGCAAATCCAGGGCTTCTAAACAAGATCCTTTTAGAGAAATTAAATGCCAAGAGTTCCTAA
- the LOC107422750 gene encoding uncharacterized protein LOC107422750, with the protein MEGRNITSGSRKVMVVAEPNRESAGALQYALSHAVVQHDELILLHIENPNSWISTFSTFLRRPSMSSTSSINNNNNASPLERSMEDVDFLEEMKIACKAAQPNIRVRVEKVIMEGKDKAAAILALTKVHAVDVLVIGQRRSFSTAILGHRRSGGSMRGRITTDTAEFLIEHSQCTCVGVQKKGQNAGYFLNTKTHRNFWLLA; encoded by the exons ATGGAAGGCAGGAACATAACTTCAGGCTCACGCAAAGTCATGGTGGTAGCCGAACCAAACAGGGAATCAGCAGGGGCACTACAATATGCACTTTCCCATGCAGTTGTTCAACATGATGAATTGATTCTTCTTCATATTGAGAATCCAAATTCATGGATCAGCACGTTTTCGACGTTTCTTCGAAGACCAAGCATGTCTAGCACATCttccattaataacaataataatgcatCACCATTGGAAAGAAGCATGGAGGATGTGGATTTTCTTGAAGAAATGAAAATTGCATGCAAAGCTGCTCAGCCTAACATTCGTGTTCGTGTCGAGAAGGTTATCATGGAAGGGAAAGACAAAGCAGCTGCCATTCTTGCACTCACCAAGGTCCATGCGGTTGATGTTTTGGTCATTGGACAGCGGCGGAGTTTTTCGACTGCAATATTAGG ACATAGGCGTTCTGGAGGATCAATGAGAGGGAGAATAACAACAGACACAGCAGAATTCTTGATCGAGCACAGCCAGTGCACTTGTGTTGGTGTTCAGAAAAAGGGACAAAATGCTGGTTATTTTCTCAATACCAAAACTCACAGAAACTTCTGGCTTCTGGCAtaa